A genomic stretch from Anopheles nili chromosome X, idAnoNiliSN_F5_01, whole genome shotgun sequence includes:
- the LOC128728566 gene encoding uncharacterized protein LOC128728566, whose translation MSRNHINHILQLSVEESKRFVDSFETVLLDCDGVLWTIFDSIDGARTALELFQTHGKRIKLITNNSVRSFASYRQQMAELGFDLQESDIIHPARSVVQYLRRCNFDGLIYCLGTEHFKSTLRQAGFQLIDGPTQPVPESFHQILATVHDGAEVKAIVIDVDFNASYPKLMRAEMYLKQNTDCVLIAGASDRTIHVKPDCNVIGPGWFVEILEKTAGRRAVMLGKPGYHLRAGVLQECGVEQPSKTLLIGDMLEQDMAFASLCGFQKLLVLSGVTTKQQMQLAKHTAEEPDYYADSIKDFAALFEKINAF comes from the exons ATGTCTCGAAATCATATTAACCATATATTGCAGCTATCCGTAGAGGAAAGCAAGCGTTTTGTAGATTCCTTTGAGACTGTGTTGCTGGATTGTGACG GCGTACTTTGGACGAtattcgattcgatcgatggcGCGAGGACAGCTCTGGAGCTCTTTCAGACACACGGCAAACGGATCAAACTCATCACGAACAACAGCGTCCGATCATTTGCCAGCTACCGGCAGCAAATGGCCGAGCTGGGGTTTGATCTGCAAGAGTCGGACATTATACACCCGGCCAGATCAGTGGTTCAATACCTTCGTAGGTGCAACTTTGATGGACTGATTTACTGCCTGGGGACGGAACACTTTAAATCCACACTACGCCAGGCCGGATTTCAGCTAATTGATGGCCCAACACAACCGGTACCCGAATCGTTTCATCAAATATTAGCCACCGTGCATGATGGGGCCGAAGTGAAAGCGATCGTGATTGATGTGGACTTTAACGCCAGTTATCCCAAACTAATGAGGGCGGAAATGTACTTGAAACAGAACACAGACTGTGTGCTGATTGCCGGTGCGTCCGACAGGACGATCCACGTGAAGCCTGACTGCAACGTGATTGGTCCTGGGTGGTTTGTGGAAATTTTGGAGAAAACCGCTGGCCGGCGAGCGGTTATGCTTGGTAAACCCGGTTATCATCTGCGCGCTGGTGTTCTGCAGGAGTGCGGTGTAGAGCAACCTTCCAAAACATTGCTCATTGGGGACATGCTTGAGCAGGATATGGCGTTTGCATCGTTGTGCGGATTTCAAAAGCTGCTGGTTCTCTCAGGTGTTAccacaaaacagcaaatgCAACTTGCGAAACATACTGCAGAAGAACCCGATTATTACGCGGATAGCATTAAAGATTTTGCCGCGTTGttcgaaaaaataaatgcttttTAA